One genomic segment of Elgaria multicarinata webbii isolate HBS135686 ecotype San Diego chromosome 9, rElgMul1.1.pri, whole genome shotgun sequence includes these proteins:
- the LOC134403813 gene encoding protein phosphatase 1 regulatory subunit 7-like isoform X1, whose product MEEALTAAGASSTHSQQMNRQFVEDRIVEMDPLPLVWNVELSGPRYSLCVKMSRLKRLAFAFEFGSVNPRQSFPKTEFPERIVKLDVSLNELQELPPEALFPFENLAELDASLNALSSVIGTGVLPSLVVLDLSYNRLRETKELGNCPHLSILHMSYNQLRTLTDIPLLNNLTQLHLSSNKLQSLEGVQNLPQLSELYVQKNRLGSLLPLASSLSLNILDASSNDVGGLPKTLHVLRGLCRLKHLALKDNPVARDNRYITAIKETTAVEILDGMFLRDPSRLSALPLCMWPFLQESASNSTNVAQAKVDLEEVARRVFGERLQQKKENVGSAVHHFHSRILEMQEELIEYEEKLRLEMEGCIR is encoded by the exons ATGGAAGAAGCTTTGACTGCAGCag GCGCCAGCTCCACTCATTCGCAACAGATGAACCGTCAGTTCGTTGAAGACCGGATTGTGGAGATGGACCCTCTTCCTCTCGTCTGGAATGTGGAACTATCTGGTCCCCGTTACTCTCTGTGTGTGAAAATGTCGCGGCTTAAGCGATTAGCGTTCGCTTTTGAGTTTGGATCTGTGAACCCCAG ACAGTCATTCCCGAAGACAGAATTTCCTGAACG GATTGTGAAACTTGACGTCTCTTTAAACGAACTCCAAGAACTTCCGCCTGAAGCGCTTTTCCCTTTTGAGAACCTCGCTGAGTTAGACGCCTCGCTGAACGCTTTAAGCTC CGTGATTGGCACTGGGGTTCTTCCGAGCCTTGTGGTCCTTGACCTTAGTTATAACCGACTCAGAGAGACGAAGGAGCTGGGGAACTGCCCACACCTGTCCATCCTGCACATGTCTTACAACCAACTGAGGACTCTCACGGATATCCCTCTCCTGAATAACCTGACGCAACTTCATTTGTCTTCGAACAAG TTGCAGTCTTTGGAAGGTGTGCAGAACCTCCCTCAGCTGTCTGAACTGTACGTGCAGAAGAACCGCCTGGGCAGCCTGCTGCCTCTGGCATCCTCGCTGTCACTCAACATCCTGGACGCCTCCAGCAATGACGTTGGTGGCCTGCCAAagactctgcatgtgctcagagggcTCTGTAGGCTGAAGCATCTTGCACTCAAG GATAATCCGGTGGCCCGAGACAACCGCTACATCACTGCCATCAAGGAAACCACCGCCGTGGAGATCTTGGACGGAATGTTTCTCCGGGATCCGTCAAGGCTCTCTGCGCTCCCTCTGTGCATGTGGCCCTTCCTCCAGGAGTCAGCATCTAATTCGACCAATGTAGCTCAAGCCAAAGTGGACCTGGAAGAGGTGGCCAGGAGGGTCTTCGGTGAAAGACTGCAGCAGAAGAAAGAGAACGTGGGGAGCGCCGTGCATCACTTCCACTCCCGAATCCT gGAAATGCAGGAAGAGTTGATAGAATACGAAGAGAAACTCAGACTGGAAATGGAAGGGTGTATAAG
- the LOC134403813 gene encoding leucine-rich repeat-containing protein 56 homolog isoform X2, with protein MEEALTAAGASSTHSQQMNRQFVEDRIVEMDPLPLVWNVELSGPRYSLCVKMSRLKRLAFAFEFGSVNPRQSFPKTEFPERVIGTGVLPSLVVLDLSYNRLRETKELGNCPHLSILHMSYNQLRTLTDIPLLNNLTQLHLSSNKLQSLEGVQNLPQLSELYVQKNRLGSLLPLASSLSLNILDASSNDVGGLPKTLHVLRGLCRLKHLALKDNPVARDNRYITAIKETTAVEILDGMFLRDPSRLSALPLCMWPFLQESASNSTNVAQAKVDLEEVARRVFGERLQQKKENVGSAVHHFHSRILEMQEELIEYEEKLRLEMEGCIR; from the exons ATGGAAGAAGCTTTGACTGCAGCag GCGCCAGCTCCACTCATTCGCAACAGATGAACCGTCAGTTCGTTGAAGACCGGATTGTGGAGATGGACCCTCTTCCTCTCGTCTGGAATGTGGAACTATCTGGTCCCCGTTACTCTCTGTGTGTGAAAATGTCGCGGCTTAAGCGATTAGCGTTCGCTTTTGAGTTTGGATCTGTGAACCCCAG ACAGTCATTCCCGAAGACAGAATTTCCTGAACG CGTGATTGGCACTGGGGTTCTTCCGAGCCTTGTGGTCCTTGACCTTAGTTATAACCGACTCAGAGAGACGAAGGAGCTGGGGAACTGCCCACACCTGTCCATCCTGCACATGTCTTACAACCAACTGAGGACTCTCACGGATATCCCTCTCCTGAATAACCTGACGCAACTTCATTTGTCTTCGAACAAG TTGCAGTCTTTGGAAGGTGTGCAGAACCTCCCTCAGCTGTCTGAACTGTACGTGCAGAAGAACCGCCTGGGCAGCCTGCTGCCTCTGGCATCCTCGCTGTCACTCAACATCCTGGACGCCTCCAGCAATGACGTTGGTGGCCTGCCAAagactctgcatgtgctcagagggcTCTGTAGGCTGAAGCATCTTGCACTCAAG GATAATCCGGTGGCCCGAGACAACCGCTACATCACTGCCATCAAGGAAACCACCGCCGTGGAGATCTTGGACGGAATGTTTCTCCGGGATCCGTCAAGGCTCTCTGCGCTCCCTCTGTGCATGTGGCCCTTCCTCCAGGAGTCAGCATCTAATTCGACCAATGTAGCTCAAGCCAAAGTGGACCTGGAAGAGGTGGCCAGGAGGGTCTTCGGTGAAAGACTGCAGCAGAAGAAAGAGAACGTGGGGAGCGCCGTGCATCACTTCCACTCCCGAATCCT gGAAATGCAGGAAGAGTTGATAGAATACGAAGAGAAACTCAGACTGGAAATGGAAGGGTGTATAAG